Genomic segment of Chloroflexota bacterium:
ATCCTGGGCGGCAAGCCGGACCCGGCCAAGCAGGTGGGCAAGAGCAACGTTTCGTCCGAGATGCGCTGGGTGGGCGGCAACCTGGAGCAGGCCTGGAGGGACTCCGCCGTCATCGTGGAGCGCGAGTTCTACACCAAGCCTGTCCACCAGGGCTATATCGAGCCGCACGTCACCACGGTCATCTGGAACCCGGATGGGCGCATCACCGTATGGACCAGCACCCAGCACACCTTCGGCGTGCGCCAGCAGACGGCCGCCATTCTCCAGGTGCCCGAGGGCATGGTGAAGGTCGTCCCCATGGAGATTGGCGGCGGCTTCGGCGGCAAGATCAACGTCTACCTTGAGCCCGCCGCGGCGATGCTCTCCAAGAAAACCGGCCATCCCGTCAAGATGGTCATGACGCGCAAGGAGGTCTTTGAGGCCAGCGGCCCAACCTCCGGCTCCCACAACAAGATCAAGATCGGCGCCACCAAGGACGGCAAGATCACCGGCTGGCAGGCCTGGTTCGCCTTTGAGGCGGGCGCCTACCCCGGCTCCCCCGTCGCCATGGGCGCCATGTGCTCCTCCGCGCCGTATGTCATCGAAAATTTCGATATCTCCGCGCTGGACATCGTCGTCAATAAGCCGAAGGTGGCCGCCTACCGAGCCCCTGGCTCGCCCATCGGTGCTTACGCCATCGAATCGGTACTGGATGAGATTGCCGAAAAGCTCGGCATGGACCCTATGGACTTCCGCCTCAAGAACGCCTCCAAGGAGGGGACGCGCCAGATCACCGGCGCGCCGCTCGGCAAGATCGGCAACACCGAAGTCATGACCCAGGTGAAGAACCATCCGCATTACAAGTCACCCCTTCCGCCAGGCAAGAACATCGGGCGCGGCGTGGCCATGGGCTATTGGTTCAACATCGGCATGCAGTCCTCCGCTGTCATCAACGTGAACCCGGACGGCACCATCTCCCTCGTCACCGGTTCGGTGGACATCGGCGGCACCCGCGCCGCAGTGGCGATGCAGGCTGCCGAGATCCTGGGCATTCGCGCTGAAGACGTCATCCCCACCGTCGCCGATACCGATTCCATCGGCTGGACGGGCGTCACCGGCGGCAGCCGCACCGCCTTCTCCACCGGCATCGCCGCCATCAACGCGGCGGAAGAGGTGAAGCGGCAGCTCATCGCCCGCGCGGCGCTGATGTGGGAGGTCAAGCCGGAAGACGTGGAGTTCAAGGACGGCCTGTGCA
This window contains:
- a CDS encoding xanthine dehydrogenase family protein molybdopterin-binding subunit, encoding ILGGKPDPAKQVGKSNVSSEMRWVGGNLEQAWRDSAVIVEREFYTKPVHQGYIEPHVTTVIWNPDGRITVWTSTQHTFGVRQQTAAILQVPEGMVKVVPMEIGGGFGGKINVYLEPAAAMLSKKTGHPVKMVMTRKEVFEASGPTSGSHNKIKIGATKDGKITGWQAWFAFEAGAYPGSPVAMGAMCSSAPYVIENFDISALDIVVNKPKVAAYRAPGSPIGAYAIESVLDEIAEKLGMDPMDFRLKNASKEGTRQITGAPLGKIGNTEVMTQVKNHPHYKSPLPPGKNIGRGVAMGYWFNIGMQSSAVINVNPDGTISLVTGSVDIGGTRAAVAMQAAEILGIRAEDVIPTVADTDSIGWTGVTGGSRTAFSTGIAAINAAEEVKRQLIARAALMWEVKPEDVEFKDGLCINKKSGKDTLSIKQIVAKMMMTGGYITASATSNPKMPGAAFGAMIVDVKVDPETGKVDVLRVTAFQDAGKAAHPSYVEGQIQGGGVQGIGWALNEEYYHTKDGVMANSSWLDYRMPTTLDLPMIDPVIVEVPNPGHPFGLRGVGEVGICAPMAAVRNAVYRATGTRMYQLPMNPGVIVSAMAAQKAAKK